In a single window of the Populus alba chromosome 16, ASM523922v2, whole genome shotgun sequence genome:
- the LOC118051827 gene encoding G-type lectin S-receptor-like serine/threonine-protein kinase SD3-1 has product MLKQGNFLFSSPFLLCVFFWFFLIHIVVSHIPLGSKLSVEENNLWVSSNGDFAVGFANHSEQPNQYSVGIRFNSKSIPFPKQTVVWVAGADVTVGNKSFFQLSQNGELVLVDSLRGVAVWTSNTSQLAVASALLRNDGNLVLLNRKKDVVWQTFDNPSDTLLPGQNLPVHKTLRAASRNSVSSYYSLHMNASGQLQLKWESDVIYWSRGNPASLNLGVVLTSGGVLQLVDHNLNPVWSVFGEDHNDSVNFRLLKLDIDGNLRIYSWVEATGSWKSVWQAVENQCNVFATCGGHGICVFNTSGSPECRCPFKTTSSSNLKCFSLNCDSNHSMDTYEHTFLYGIYPPNESITITNLQQCRELCMQDPACTAATFTNDGTAHCRMTTSPYFSGHRNPSLSSISFVKTCSDPIAVNPHNSSSSPSLSPVKRSHGLCLSCQIGGAASGTLLLFVVVQLGIGYFMYRRRNRILRKAALAYTGRNSKGVMMLPFTEIKDITGNFKHQIGPGMYRGALSSQQPVAVKDLDETIEERKFRAAVSKIGSIHHKNLVKLNGYCCELGHRYLVYEYVKNGSLDKCIEDDELNQRLTWRRRVNICLTVARAICYLHAGCREFISHGNLKCSNVVLDKNYGAKVSEYGLEMVRPEESYGGEKDVADFGKMVLILITGRPEVKDLWEWTYEEWIQGHPERVVDKRLDDGVDLKELERVLRIAFWCLQSDEQMRPSMSEVVKVLEGSLTVDPPRPPFSQTLSEEESPESGSKPQSPMEP; this is encoded by the coding sequence ATGCTTAAGCAGGGCAATTTCTTGTTCAGTTCACCTTTCCTTCTATGTGTCTTCTTCTGGTTCTTTCTCATTCATATTGTTGTTTCACATATTCCCTTGGGGTCAAAGCTTTCTGTAGAGGAAAATAACTTGTGGGTTTCCTCCAATGGTGATTTTGCTGTTGGATTCGCTAACCATTCTGAACAGCCTAATCAGTATAGTGTAGGGATACGTTTCAATTCAAAATCTATTCCTTTCCCCAAGCAAACTGTGGTTTGGGTTGCTGGAGCTGATGTCACTGTGGGTAACAAGTCCTTTTTCCAGCTTTCTCAAAACGGGGAGCTGGTATTGGTTGATTCTCTGAGGGGAGTTGCTGTGTGGACCAGCAACACGAGCCAATTAGCTGTTGCTTCGGCTCTTCTTCGTAATGATGGCAATCTTGTTCTATTGAATAGAAAGAAGGATGTTGTTTGGCAAACTTTTGATAATCCATCCGACACACTTCTTCCAGGCCAGAATCTACCTGTTCATAAAACCCTTAGAGCAGCAAGCAGAAATTCTGTTTCAAGTTATTACAGTCTTCATATGAATGCTTCAGGTCAGTTACAGCTGAAGTGGGAAAGCGATGTTATTTACTGGTCCAGAGGAAATCCTGCTAGTTTGAATCTTGGCGTCGTCCTTACCTCCGGTGGAGTCCTGCAACTTGTGGACCACAATCTGAATCCTGTTTGGTCTGTTTTTGGGGAAGACCACAATGACAGTGTAAATTTTCGGTTACTTAAATTAGACATTGATGGTAATCTGCGGATATACTCATGGGTAGAAGCTACAGGATCATGGAAATCAGTTTGGCAAGCCGTTGAAAATCAATGCAATGTTTTTGCAACCTGTGGCGGGCATGGCATCTGTGTTTTCAATACATCAGGATCTCCCGAATGCAGATGCCCTTTCAAGACAACATCTTCATCCAACTTGAAATGTTTTTCACTGAATTGTGATTCTAATCACAGTATGGATACTTATGAGCACACTTTTCTGTATGGGATTTATCCACCAAATGAATCTATCACCATTACTAATTTACAGCAATGTAGAGAGTTGTGCATGCAGGACCCGGCTTGTACAGCTGCAACCTTCACAAATGATGGGACTGCTCATTGCCGAATGACGACGAGTCCATACTTCTCTGGGCATCGAAACCCCTCTTTAAGTTCGATATCTTTTGTTAAGACATGCTCGGACCCCATAGCTGTTAATCCCCATAATTCAAGTTCTTCTCCATCACTATCTCCAGTCAAACGGTCTCATGGGTTGTGCCTTTCTTGTCAAATTGGTGGAGCAGCCTCAGGCACATtacttttatttgttgttgttcagTTAGGGATTGGCTACTTCATGTACAGAAGAAGAAATCGGATTTTGAGGAAAGCTGCTTTAGCTTACACAGGCCGTAACTCTAAGGGTGTGATGATGTTACCATTTACAGAAATCAAGGACATCACTGGGAATTTCAAGCACCAGATAGGGCCAGGTATGTATAGAGGTGCGCTTTCAAGCCAACAGCCAGTAGCAGTCAAAGACCTTGACGAAACCATTGAAGAAAGGAAGTTTCGAGCTGCTGTATCGAAGATAGGAAGTATACATCACAAAAACCTGGTGAAGCTGAATGGCTATTGCTGTGAGTTAGGTCATAGATATTTGGTCTACGAATATGTCAAAAATGGTTCTCTGGACAAGTGTATCGAAGATGATGAGTTGAATCAAAGACTGACTTGGAGAAGGAGAGTTAACATATGCTTAACTGTGGCAAGGGCTATTTGTTATTTGCACGCAGGATGCAGGGAGTTCATAAGCCATGGAAATTTGAAATGTTCAAACGTAGTCCTGGATAAAAATTACGGGGCCAAGGTGAGTGAATACGGGTTGGAAATGGTTCGTCCTGAGGAATCATACGGTGGAGAGAAAGATGTGGCGGATTTTGGCAAGATGGTGCTGATATTGATAACCGGGCGTCCAGAAGTCAAGGATCTTTGGGAGTGGACCTATGAGGAATGGATCCAGGGGCACCCAGAGAGGGTGGTTGATAAAAGACTTGATGATGGCGTGGATTTAAAGGAGCTAGAGAGAGTGTTACGAATTGCATTCTGGTGCCTTCAATCAGATGAACAGATGAGACCTTCAATGAGTGAGGTAGTGAAGGTATTGGAAGGATCATTAACAGTTGATCCCCCACGACCTCCTTTCAGTCAAACGTTATCAGAAGAAGAGTCCCCGGAGTCAGGCTCCAAACCTCAAAGTCCAATGGAACCATGA
- the LOC118051821 gene encoding guanylate kinase 2: MLHWRHSCSMGEAPAFIVDDLQNQIGFENEFGSKFKGCKTTTTIGDKTYVIGGGNDESTLPVEVRIFDKATGNWVTPIVLGSKPNSCKGLSAISLNDDRILIVKKGSAPDDCILFLELDTWFVREQKKIRGTEVVAWSKGVRGDAEKPVVISGPSGVGKGTLISMLMKEFPSMFGFSVSHTTRAPRGMEEDGVHYHFTEQSIMEKEIKDGKFVEYASVHGNLYGTSIEAVEVVTDAGKRCILDIDVQGARSVRASSLEAILIFICPPSMEELETRLRSRRTETEEQILKRLQNAEVEMEQGKSSGIFDHILYNDNLDDCYESLKKLLGIDGAAAATQISVPQGIDLPADHSVSKMDNKIIINYGTPELEKASKSLIVLDVSSLKGGAPGRTRGLDVYAID; encoded by the exons ATGTTGCATTGGAGACATAGTTGCTCCATG GGAGAAGCTCCAGCTTTCATTGTGGATGATCTGCAGAATCAGATTGgatttgaaaatgaatttggCTCAAAATTCAAAGGCTGCAAAACCACCACAACTATCGGCGATAAAACT TATGTCATTGGTGGTGGCAACGATGAGTCAACATTGCCTGTTGAAGTTCGAATTTTTGACAAAGCTACTGGCAATTG GGTAACTCCTATCGTGCTGGGATCAAAACCCAACTCATGTAAAGGTCTCTCGGCCATATCATTGAATGATGATCGTATTTTGATAGTTAAGAAGGGGTCCGCCCCTGATGACTGCATTTTGTTTCTTGAG TTGGACACTTGGTTTGTCAGGGAGCAGAAAAAAATTCGGGGGACTGAGGTTGTTGCCTGGAGTAAGGGGGTAAGGGGCGATGCTGAGAAGCCAGTTGTCATAAGTGGCCCTTCTGGAGTGGGTAAAGGAACATTAATATCCATGCTTATGAAGGAATTCCCATCTATGTTTGGGTTTTCTGTTAGCCACACAACCCGTGCACCAAGAGGCATGGAGGAGGATGGGGTTCATTACCATTTCACCGAGCAAAGTATTATGGAGAAAGAGATAAAAGATGGGAAATTCGTTGAGTATGCTTCTGTTCATGGAAATCTGTATGGGACCAGTATTGAAGCTGTTGAGGTGGTAACTGATGCGGGGAAG AGGTGCATTCTTGACATCGATGTTCAAGGGGCAAGATCAGTGAGGGCTAGTTCTCTGGAAGCAATCCTCATCTTTATTTGCCCCCCCTCAATGGAGGAGCTTGAGACTCGCCTCCGTTCAAG ACGTACTGAGACAGAGGAGCAGATCCTTAAGCGACTCCAAAATGCAGAGGTGGAGATGGAGCAAGGAAAATCATCGGGCATCTTTGATCATATCTTGTATAACGATAATCTGGATGACTGTTATGAGAGTCTTAAG AAACTTCTTGGGATAGATGGAGCTGCCGCAGCTACCCAGATATCAG TACCCCAAGGGATTGATCTGCCCGCAGACCATTCAGTTTCGAAAATGGATAACAAGATTATCATAAACTATGGAACTCCAGAACTAGAGAAAGCATCAAAGAGCTT GATAGTACTGGATGTATCCTCACTCAAGGGAGGGGCTCCTGGACGAACAAGAGGGCTTGACGTGTATGCCATTGACTAA